One window from the genome of Blastopirellula retiformator encodes:
- a CDS encoding vWA domain-containing protein, translating to MSQAPVPIHMPAGQPPLDVPEFGDAQPASGNLLKGSSSFLASLIFHMSLVILLALVTFDPPIDRADHAVVLDDVVEEPLERPLEDELDELEHLATEMSITSMPSAVSGLSGMAPASLAAPQLETKLLEDMLGPDVTQVEMQLLNKPNDTLMKELPVGTQGVANVVVGDYNEAMDRLTQELVWMLDKGEVAVVWLFDQSESMKDDQLKIRQRIHRVYDELGLVGVAKDEALTTGVASYGSGFELHTRTPTSNREEIDEAIAEVPVDPSGEELTCQAIMEAVKRHRRYAQISKRQLAIVLVTDESGNDDNNQRYLEEAIQACRRADSRVYVLGREAMFGYPEAQVRWEDPQNGNIHLLPIDRGPETAIVEQLQTDGFGIRRDAMPSGYGPYEQVRLAKETGGIFFMLPGEEKNINELNDRRYDVAAMEPYRPDLRPRRDQMRDAMQDPLQAVLSKVIYDLNPYEASVANVIEIRRFFSADFEQLSTQVRMEQAKMLTYIDYLDKAIAAIEKAAPLRDASPNVRQQANYDLLYAQLLAYRVRAYEYGAYVTEFVKNPPRVPQPPTPKHEFRGWSLDTVNKLSAESITKADIEHSRELLNEIIAEHPGTPWASRAKWELERGFGIQLVPSFFDTTRFPRRRGNAPAPPPTPIPKL from the coding sequence ATGTCTCAGGCACCTGTACCAATCCATATGCCGGCTGGCCAGCCGCCGCTCGACGTGCCCGAGTTCGGGGACGCTCAGCCGGCGTCGGGCAATCTGCTAAAGGGGAGCAGCTCGTTTCTCGCCTCGTTGATCTTCCACATGTCGCTGGTGATCCTGCTGGCGCTGGTCACGTTTGATCCGCCCATCGATCGCGCCGACCATGCCGTGGTGCTGGATGATGTGGTCGAAGAGCCGCTGGAACGTCCCTTGGAGGACGAGCTGGATGAGCTAGAACATCTGGCGACCGAGATGTCGATCACGTCGATGCCGAGTGCGGTCTCGGGACTTTCCGGCATGGCGCCGGCTTCGCTGGCCGCGCCGCAGTTGGAAACGAAGCTGCTGGAAGACATGCTTGGCCCCGACGTCACGCAGGTCGAAATGCAGCTGCTGAACAAGCCGAACGACACGCTGATGAAAGAGCTGCCGGTCGGCACGCAGGGCGTCGCCAACGTCGTGGTCGGCGATTACAACGAAGCGATGGACCGGCTGACTCAAGAGTTGGTCTGGATGCTCGACAAAGGAGAAGTCGCCGTCGTCTGGCTGTTTGATCAGTCGGAAAGCATGAAGGACGACCAGCTGAAAATCCGTCAGCGGATCCATCGGGTCTACGACGAGTTGGGCCTGGTAGGCGTCGCCAAGGACGAAGCGCTAACCACCGGCGTCGCCAGCTATGGCTCTGGGTTTGAACTGCATACCCGCACGCCGACCAGCAATCGCGAAGAGATTGACGAAGCGATCGCCGAAGTGCCGGTCGACCCCAGCGGCGAAGAGCTGACCTGCCAGGCGATTATGGAAGCGGTCAAACGCCATCGCCGCTACGCCCAGATCTCGAAACGGCAATTGGCGATCGTGCTGGTCACCGACGAAAGCGGAAACGACGACAACAATCAGCGCTACCTGGAAGAGGCGATTCAAGCCTGTCGCCGCGCCGACAGCCGCGTTTACGTTCTGGGTCGTGAAGCGATGTTCGGCTATCCCGAGGCGCAGGTTCGCTGGGAAGATCCGCAAAACGGCAACATTCATCTGCTGCCGATCGATCGCGGTCCCGAAACGGCGATCGTCGAACAGTTGCAGACCGACGGCTTTGGCATTCGCCGCGACGCCATGCCCAGCGGTTATGGCCCCTACGAGCAAGTTCGGCTGGCCAAAGAGACCGGCGGCATCTTCTTCATGTTGCCTGGCGAAGAAAAGAACATCAACGAACTGAACGATCGTCGCTATGACGTCGCCGCGATGGAACCGTATCGCCCCGATCTGCGTCCCCGCCGCGATCAGATGCGGGACGCGATGCAAGATCCGCTGCAGGCGGTTCTCTCGAAGGTGATCTACGACCTCAACCCGTACGAAGCGTCGGTCGCCAACGTCATTGAGATCCGCCGCTTCTTCTCGGCCGACTTCGAGCAACTGTCGACGCAGGTCCGCATGGAACAGGCGAAGATGCTGACCTATATCGACTACCTCGACAAGGCGATCGCGGCGATCGAAAAAGCGGCGCCACTGCGTGACGCGTCGCCGAACGTTCGCCAGCAAGCGAACTACGATTTGCTCTACGCGCAGCTGCTCGCCTATCGCGTGCGGGCCTACGAGTATGGCGCCTACGTGACCGAGTTCGTCAAGAATCCGCCGCGAGTCCCCCAGCCGCCGACTCCCAAACATGAGTTCCGCGGCTGGTCGCTCGACACCGTCAACAAGCTATCGGCCGAGTCAATCACCAAGGCCGATATCGAACACTCGCGCGAGCTGTTGAACGAGATCATCGCCGAACATCCCGGCACGCCCTGGGCGTCGCGAGCGAAGTGGGAGCTGGAGCGCGGTTTCGGCATCCAGCTGGTTCCCTCGTTCTTTGACACGACGCGCTTCCCACGACGCCGCGGCAATGCTCCTGCTCCGCCCCCGACGCCGATTCCGAAGCTGTAA
- a CDS encoding sulfatase family protein: MLRYLLLFLAAMTLASSSLAAAERPNFIIIIGDDVGWNDIGPYGHPHVKTPNLDRMAKVGMRFDAAFLTCSSCSPSRCSIMTGRFPHNTGAAELHMPLPADQIVFAGLLKEAGYYTGAAGKWHLGKPAEVNFDRIMGGGPSGCENWEKMISERPMDKPFFFWLASFDAHRPYKEGTIDQPHGRQEIVVPPFLPDEPPVRDDLGMYYDEISRLDDYTGKVMALLKKQNVLDNTFILFMADNGRPFPRSKITIYDSGVKTPFIVQWPGHVKAGATTDSLISSIDIAPTILQLAGLPVGPSFQGKSFAPILENPKAQTRDYVVSEHNWHDYKAFERSVRSKQFLYIYNALPQLTGSPPADAVNSPTFQTMLKLEAEGKLPADQRGPLVAPRPQEELYEVVDDPYQLKNLVDDPAYAKTLATMRQEYQAWKNRTEDEMTAQLTPDKFDRRSGQRLPEFQNKKKRQPKKK, from the coding sequence ATGCTCCGATACTTGTTGCTTTTCCTGGCGGCGATGACTCTTGCCAGCAGCTCGCTGGCAGCCGCAGAGCGACCCAATTTTATCATTATTATCGGAGATGACGTGGGGTGGAATGACATCGGCCCCTATGGACATCCTCATGTCAAAACGCCCAACCTGGATCGGATGGCGAAGGTGGGGATGCGTTTCGACGCGGCGTTCTTGACCTGCAGCTCCTGTAGCCCGAGTCGCTGCAGCATTATGACCGGTCGCTTTCCGCACAACACCGGCGCCGCCGAACTGCATATGCCGCTGCCGGCCGACCAGATCGTCTTCGCCGGATTGCTGAAAGAAGCAGGCTATTACACCGGGGCGGCCGGCAAATGGCATCTCGGCAAACCGGCCGAAGTGAATTTCGACCGCATCATGGGAGGAGGCCCCAGCGGCTGTGAGAATTGGGAGAAAATGATCAGCGAGCGTCCGATGGACAAGCCGTTCTTCTTCTGGCTCGCCTCGTTCGACGCCCATCGTCCCTACAAAGAAGGAACAATCGACCAACCGCATGGTCGTCAGGAGATCGTCGTTCCGCCGTTTCTGCCCGATGAGCCGCCGGTTCGCGACGACCTGGGGATGTATTACGACGAGATCTCGCGGCTGGACGACTACACTGGCAAGGTGATGGCGCTGCTCAAGAAGCAGAACGTGCTCGACAATACGTTTATCCTCTTCATGGCCGACAATGGACGTCCCTTCCCGCGCAGCAAGATCACGATCTACGACAGCGGCGTCAAGACGCCGTTCATCGTGCAGTGGCCCGGCCATGTCAAAGCGGGCGCCACGACCGACAGCCTGATCAGTTCGATCGACATCGCGCCAACCATTTTGCAGCTGGCCGGATTGCCGGTCGGTCCCAGCTTTCAAGGCAAGTCGTTCGCCCCGATCTTGGAAAATCCCAAGGCCCAGACCCGAGACTATGTCGTCTCGGAGCACAACTGGCACGACTACAAAGCGTTCGAACGCAGCGTCCGCTCGAAACAGTTTCTCTACATCTACAACGCATTGCCGCAACTGACTGGTTCGCCGCCGGCTGACGCGGTCAACAGTCCGACCTTTCAAACGATGCTGAAGTTGGAGGCCGAAGGGAAATTGCCTGCCGATCAACGTGGCCCGCTGGTGGCGCCGCGCCCGCAGGAAGAGTTGTACGAAGTCGTCGACGACCCGTATCAGCTAAAGAACCTGGTCGATGACCCGGCGTATGCGAAGACGCTGGCGACGATGCGGCAAGAGTATCAAGCGTGGAAGAACCGCACCGAAGACGAAATGACGGCCCAACTGACGCCGGACAAGTTCGATCGCCGCAGTGGTCAACGGCTTCCGGAGTTTCAGAACAAGAAGAAGCGACAACCGAAAAAGAAGTAG
- a CDS encoding ATP-binding cassette domain-containing protein → MALISVRDVSISFHTAPLLDQANLQIEPGERICLVGRNGTGKSTLLRMLAGKQATDSGDVVVGPDVRVATLSQTATAGEDQSVYDLVTSGLGEMGETLAEYHHLTQRIAQGASDEEIQRLDQLQHKLDMEDGWNQHQWVEQAISATKLDGDANFAKLSVGKKRRALFAQALASKPHVLLLDEPTNHLDIESILWLEDFLMAFDGTIVFVTHDRTFAKKLATRVVDIDRGNLTSWACGFSDYVVRKEAALEAEEKQNALFDKKLAIEETWIRQGIKARRTRNEGRVRALKKLREEYQSRRSRVGTVKFDVQQADRSGQKVIHAENISHAFKDLVICRDFSTTIMRGDKIGVLGPNGVGKTTLLRILLGELQPDSGDVTVGSKVEIAYFDQLHAALNEEQTLRENIGEENEFININGKSKHVIGYLQEFLFTPEQSHRPIKHLSGGERNRLLLARLFAKPSNLLILDEPTNDLDADTLELLEDLVVNYAGTLIVVSHDRSFLNNVVTSTIAFEGDGVVKQYAGGYDDWLAQLKRIEEAAKSAPAKPVAKEPDKKEAGRARKLTNKEQQELKKLPSKIEALEAEQAQLQETMADPAFYQKSPDEIKKITTRLDAIGDEVLAAMERWEDLETIAGG, encoded by the coding sequence ATGGCGTTAATTTCTGTTCGAGACGTTTCGATTTCCTTTCACACCGCCCCCCTTCTGGATCAAGCCAATCTGCAGATTGAGCCTGGGGAGCGGATCTGTCTGGTCGGTCGCAACGGAACCGGAAAGTCGACGCTGCTGCGAATGCTGGCCGGCAAGCAAGCGACCGACTCGGGCGACGTTGTCGTTGGCCCTGACGTCCGCGTGGCGACCCTCTCGCAAACGGCGACCGCCGGCGAAGACCAATCGGTCTACGACCTGGTCACGTCGGGCCTGGGAGAAATGGGCGAAACGCTGGCCGAGTACCATCACCTGACCCAGCGAATCGCCCAAGGCGCCTCGGACGAAGAGATCCAGCGGCTTGATCAGCTGCAGCACAAGCTGGACATGGAAGATGGCTGGAACCAGCACCAGTGGGTTGAGCAGGCGATTTCAGCGACCAAGCTCGACGGCGACGCCAACTTCGCCAAGCTTTCGGTCGGCAAGAAACGGCGGGCCTTGTTCGCCCAGGCGCTTGCCAGCAAGCCGCACGTGTTGCTGTTAGACGAACCGACGAACCACCTCGACATCGAATCGATCCTGTGGCTCGAAGATTTCCTGATGGCGTTTGACGGCACGATCGTCTTCGTCACCCACGACCGGACGTTCGCCAAAAAGCTGGCGACGCGGGTGGTCGACATCGACCGCGGCAACCTGACCAGTTGGGCCTGCGGGTTTAGCGACTATGTCGTTCGCAAAGAGGCGGCCCTGGAAGCGGAAGAAAAGCAGAACGCCCTGTTCGACAAAAAGCTGGCGATCGAAGAGACCTGGATTCGCCAGGGAATCAAAGCCCGCCGTACCCGCAACGAAGGCCGCGTCCGGGCCCTCAAAAAGTTGCGAGAAGAATACCAGAGCCGCCGTTCGCGCGTCGGCACGGTCAAGTTCGACGTTCAACAAGCCGATCGTTCCGGCCAAAAGGTGATCCACGCCGAGAACATCAGCCACGCCTTCAAAGACCTGGTGATCTGCCGCGATTTTTCGACCACGATCATGCGGGGAGACAAGATCGGCGTGCTCGGCCCCAACGGCGTCGGCAAGACGACGCTGCTGCGGATCTTGCTGGGTGAGCTGCAACCGGACTCGGGCGACGTCACCGTCGGCAGCAAGGTCGAGATCGCTTACTTCGATCAGCTGCATGCGGCCCTGAACGAAGAGCAGACGCTGCGTGAGAACATCGGCGAAGAGAACGAATTCATCAACATCAACGGCAAATCGAAGCATGTGATCGGCTACCTGCAGGAGTTCCTGTTTACGCCGGAACAGTCGCATCGCCCGATCAAGCATCTCTCGGGTGGCGAGCGGAACCGGCTCTTGTTGGCTCGATTGTTCGCCAAACCGTCGAACCTGCTGATCCTCGACGAACCGACGAACGACCTCGACGCCGACACGCTGGAACTGCTGGAAGACCTGGTCGTCAACTACGCAGGAACGCTGATCGTGGTCAGCCACGATCGTAGCTTCCTCAACAACGTCGTCACGTCGACCATCGCCTTTGAGGGAGACGGCGTCGTCAAACAATACGCCGGCGGCTACGACGATTGGCTCGCTCAGCTAAAACGGATCGAAGAAGCGGCGAAATCGGCGCCCGCCAAACCGGTCGCCAAAGAGCCCGACAAGAAAGAGGCCGGCCGAGCCCGCAAGCTGACCAACAAAGAGCAGCAAGAGCTAAAAAAGCTGCCCAGCAAGATCGAGGCTCTGGAAGCGGAACAGGCCCAACTGCAAGAGACGATGGCCGACCCGGCCTTCTACCAAAAGTCGCCTGACGAGATCAAGAAGATCACCACGCGGCTCGACGCCATCGGCGACGAAGTGCTGGCCGCGATGGAGCGGTGGGAAGACCTGGAAACGATCGCCGGCGGCTAG
- a CDS encoding cytochrome c oxidase subunit 3 — protein sequence MLKDSFSVLPMRREMYQARLGFLLFIATLSIFFAASLVAYLLVRFSDTSQRAETYSNVPVGLWVSTLFMFGVGYSLHRAVAAIRFEKQVLFRRWLLSAGGLAIVFLVFQAIGLCRLLAEHQALGDNVQMYGLMFVLIFLHALHVIGGLATLAMITNRAWHGGYDHESYVGVAICADYWHFLDAVWVVMLITFAITG from the coding sequence ATGCTTAAGGATTCTTTTTCGGTTCTGCCGATGCGTCGCGAGATGTACCAGGCCCGGCTCGGGTTCCTGCTCTTCATCGCGACGCTGTCGATCTTCTTCGCCGCTAGTTTGGTCGCTTACCTGCTGGTTCGGTTTAGCGACACGTCGCAGCGGGCCGAGACCTACAGCAACGTTCCGGTTGGTCTGTGGGTGAGCACGCTGTTCATGTTCGGCGTCGGCTATTCGCTGCATCGCGCCGTCGCCGCGATCCGGTTCGAGAAGCAGGTCCTGTTTCGCCGCTGGCTGCTGTCTGCCGGCGGCCTCGCGATCGTGTTTCTCGTCTTTCAGGCGATCGGGCTATGTCGTCTCTTGGCCGAGCATCAAGCCCTGGGAGACAATGTGCAGATGTACGGACTGATGTTCGTGCTCATTTTTCTGCATGCGCTGCATGTGATTGGCGGTCTGGCGACCTTGGCGATGATCACCAACCGGGCTTGGCACGGCGGCTACGACCATGAAAGCTACGTCGGCGTCGCCATTTGCGCCGACTATTGGCATTTTCTCGACGCCGTGTGGGTCGTCATGCTGATCACGTTTGCGATCACTGGGTAA
- a CDS encoding cytochrome C oxidase subunit IV family protein: MSDHAHSTDDAHDDHGLAHVMPMSTLIGTFVALLVLTGVTVGIYEIDFGDIDIWVAMGIATLKATLVGVYFMHLRYEKPFITLSFVFSLAFVALFLAITLQDTYQYEPQVEAQHNARILEAGE, from the coding sequence ATGAGCGATCACGCACACTCCACTGACGATGCGCACGACGACCACGGCCTCGCTCACGTGATGCCGATGAGCACGCTGATCGGCACCTTTGTGGCGCTGCTGGTGTTGACTGGCGTCACGGTTGGAATTTACGAAATCGACTTTGGCGATATCGACATTTGGGTCGCCATGGGAATCGCCACGCTGAAGGCGACGCTGGTCGGCGTCTACTTCATGCACTTGCGGTATGAAAAGCCGTTCATCACCCTGTCGTTCGTTTTCTCGCTGGCCTTTGTCGCGTTGTTCCTTGCGATCACGCTGCAAGATACCTACCAGTACGAACCGCAGGTCGAAGCCCAGCACAATGCCCGCATTCTCGAGGCGGGCGAATAG
- a CDS encoding cytochrome c oxidase subunit 3 family protein, which produces MTVAESTHEDGHGHDHPEHLAHHFQSPRQQYDAGKLGIWMFLITEILFFSGMFCAYAVYRSLHPEIFTDAAKELNTMLGAFNTVVLIVSSFTMAWAVRAAQLSQKKLLVVLLWLTLILAGVFLGVKSIEYGEKFQHGLYPGMFNRFAQEQYPEATKAALSVYVSTEAPAPAAEEGAEGEAHGDSTATGEETHEGEAHGEEHAHDDHEHDEHAEHAEGDGHHGGAEGVRDIHIFFGIYYMMTGVHALHIIGGMGVIGWLILRAHRGEFSSEYFGPVDFTGLYWHLVDLIWIFLFPLLYLIH; this is translated from the coding sequence ATGACGGTCGCTGAGTCGACGCACGAAGATGGTCACGGGCACGATCACCCGGAACACCTAGCGCATCATTTCCAATCGCCGCGTCAGCAATATGACGCCGGTAAGCTCGGAATCTGGATGTTCCTGATCACGGAAATCCTGTTCTTCAGTGGGATGTTTTGCGCCTACGCCGTTTACCGTTCGCTGCATCCGGAAATCTTTACCGATGCGGCCAAAGAGCTGAACACGATGCTCGGCGCGTTCAACACCGTCGTGCTGATCGTCAGCAGCTTTACGATGGCCTGGGCGGTTCGCGCCGCCCAGCTGAGCCAGAAGAAGCTGTTGGTGGTGTTGCTATGGCTGACGCTGATCTTGGCTGGCGTCTTCCTGGGCGTGAAGTCGATCGAATACGGCGAGAAGTTCCAGCATGGGCTCTACCCGGGCATGTTTAACCGCTTTGCCCAAGAGCAATACCCCGAAGCCACCAAGGCGGCGCTGAGCGTCTATGTCTCGACCGAAGCTCCGGCCCCCGCGGCTGAAGAAGGAGCCGAAGGAGAGGCCCATGGCGATTCGACCGCAACCGGTGAAGAAACGCACGAAGGCGAAGCGCACGGTGAGGAGCATGCTCATGACGATCACGAACATGACGAGCATGCGGAGCACGCCGAGGGTGACGGCCATCATGGCGGAGCGGAAGGCGTTCGCGACATTCACATTTTCTTCGGCATCTATTACATGATGACCGGGGTTCACGCGCTCCATATCATCGGCGGTATGGGAGTGATCGGCTGGCTGATCTTGCGTGCCCATCGCGGCGAGTTTAGCAGCGAGTATTTCGGACCGGTCGACTTCACGGGGCTGTACTGGCACCTTGTCGACTTGATCTGGATTTTCCTGTTCCCGCTTCTGTACCTGATTCACTAA
- a CDS encoding cytochrome c oxidase subunit I produces MSVGATPDRFQAADVDGAHHREDNYLLASSGLGSWLVTLDHKRIGVMYLIGIMASFFLGGIFALVLRAELFTGQKLFLSEDAYNQMFTLHGAVMTFLFIIPSIPAALGNFMLPIMLGQKDVAFPRMNLASFYLWIIGAVFFLCAIVFGGLDTGWTFYTPYSITTSTRVILALLGVFVLGFSSIFTGLNFVVTINTMRPHGMSWFKMPLFLWALYATSIIQLLATPVLGITGLLLIAERALRIGIFDPELGGDPVLFQHFFWFYSHPAVYIMILPAMGIVSELVAVFSRKHIFGYRFIAYSSIAIALLGFLVWGHHMFVSGQSQLAAVVFSGLTFSVSIPSAIKVFNWLSTMYKGSISLATPMCYALSFIFLFTIGGLTGLFLGALSTDIQLHDTYFVVAHFHYVMMGGTLVAFVGGLYYWWPKMFGVMYNENAGRLFCLIVFLGFNLTFFPQFIMGSRGMPRRYARYVEEFQIYHQLSTMGAFLLGIGMVGAIAVLIYSLYRGKKAPANPWGAATLEWMCSSPPSLHNFEEPPAVGDPYNYDNLRYDEREGGYVVVPGAAKKTSSH; encoded by the coding sequence ATGAGCGTTGGCGCCACGCCAGATCGTTTTCAAGCCGCCGATGTCGACGGCGCCCATCACCGGGAAGACAACTACCTGTTGGCTTCCAGCGGGCTGGGTTCATGGTTGGTTACTCTCGATCACAAGCGGATCGGGGTGATGTACCTCATCGGCATCATGGCCTCGTTCTTCCTCGGCGGCATCTTCGCATTGGTGCTCCGGGCGGAGTTGTTCACCGGCCAGAAGCTCTTCCTGTCGGAAGACGCCTACAACCAGATGTTTACGCTGCACGGGGCGGTGATGACCTTCTTGTTCATCATTCCGAGCATCCCGGCGGCGCTGGGCAACTTTATGTTGCCGATCATGCTGGGGCAAAAGGACGTCGCGTTTCCGCGAATGAACCTGGCGAGCTTCTACCTGTGGATCATCGGCGCCGTCTTCTTCCTGTGTGCGATCGTCTTCGGCGGTCTCGACACCGGTTGGACGTTCTATACCCCGTACAGCATCACGACCAGCACCCGCGTCATCTTGGCGTTGTTGGGCGTGTTCGTGCTCGGCTTCAGCTCGATTTTCACCGGGCTCAACTTCGTGGTGACGATCAACACGATGCGTCCGCACGGAATGAGCTGGTTTAAGATGCCGCTGTTCCTGTGGGCCCTGTACGCCACGTCGATCATTCAGTTGCTCGCCACGCCGGTTCTCGGCATCACGGGCCTGCTGCTGATCGCAGAGCGTGCCCTGCGGATCGGTATTTTCGATCCGGAATTGGGCGGCGACCCGGTGTTGTTCCAGCACTTCTTCTGGTTCTACTCGCACCCGGCCGTGTACATCATGATTTTGCCGGCGATGGGGATCGTCAGCGAACTGGTCGCCGTCTTTAGCCGCAAGCATATCTTCGGTTACCGCTTTATTGCGTATAGCTCGATCGCGATCGCCTTGCTGGGCTTCCTGGTTTGGGGGCACCACATGTTCGTCAGCGGTCAGTCGCAACTGGCGGCGGTCGTCTTCAGCGGTTTGACCTTTAGCGTGTCGATTCCGTCGGCGATCAAGGTCTTTAACTGGCTGTCGACGATGTACAAGGGATCGATCAGCCTGGCGACGCCGATGTGCTACGCCTTGTCGTTCATCTTCCTGTTTACGATCGGCGGTCTGACCGGCCTGTTCCTGGGCGCCTTGTCGACCGACATTCAACTGCACGACACCTACTTCGTCGTCGCTCACTTCCACTATGTGATGATGGGCGGTACGTTGGTCGCGTTCGTCGGCGGCTTGTACTACTGGTGGCCGAAGATGTTCGGCGTGATGTACAACGAAAACGCGGGACGCTTGTTCTGCCTGATCGTCTTCCTGGGCTTCAACCTGACCTTCTTCCCGCAGTTCATCATGGGCTCGCGAGGAATGCCGCGTCGGTATGCCCGGTATGTCGAAGAATTTCAGATCTACCACCAGCTCTCGACGATGGGCGCCTTCCTGCTGGGGATCGGCATGGTCGGTGCGATCGCGGTGCTGATCTACTCGCTTTACCGCGGTAAGAAGGCTCCGGCCAATCCTTGGGGCGCCGCGACGTTAGAGTGGATGTGCAGCTCGCCCCCGTCGCTGCATAACTTTGAAGAGCCGCCGGCTGTCGGTGATCCCTACAATTACGACAATTTGCGTTACGATGAACGGGAAGGCGGATATGTCGTCGTGCCCGGAGCCGCAAAAAAAACGTCTAGCCACTGA